In Kocuria turfanensis, a single genomic region encodes these proteins:
- a CDS encoding bifunctional rhamnulose-1-phosphate aldolase/short-chain dehydrogenase, translated as MHTTTHSVVEALIERSNRLGADPKNTNYAGGNTSAQGPATDPVTGEDVELLWVKGSGGDLGTLTEQGLATLRLDRLRALVEVYPGVEREDEMVAAFDYCLHGKGGAAPSIDTAMHGLVDAAHVDHLHPDSGIAVATAADGQRLTAEIFGDRVVWVPWRRPGFQLGLDIAAVKEAHPEAIGCILGGHGITAWGETSEEAETNSRWIIDTAEAYIDQHSPDEPFGPVLDGYEALPEAERRAKAAALAPVIRGLAGHDRPQVGHFTDDARVLEFLAAAEHPRLAALGTSCPDHFLRTKVKPLVLDLSADAPVQECVSRLQELHEAYRADYQAYYDRHAGPDSPAIRGADPAIVLVPGVGMFSFGKDKQTARVAGEFYLNAINVMRGAEGISSYAPIDEAEKFRIEYWALEEAKLARMPKPKPLATRIALVTGAASGIGKAIAARLAAEGACVVIADLDLEKARAAAAELGGPDVAVGVAVNVADEAAVQAAIDAAVLGFGGLDLVVNNAGLSLSKPLLETTEADWDLQHDVMAKGSFLVSKNAARVLIAQDMGGDIVYISSKNSVFAGPNNIAYSATKADQAHQVRLLAAELGEHQIRVNGINPDGVVRGSGIFAGGWGAKRAAVYGVPEEELGKFYAQRTLLKREVLPEHVANAVFALTAGDLSHTTGLHVPVDAGVAAAFLR; from the coding sequence ATGCACACCACCACGCACTCCGTCGTCGAAGCCCTCATCGAACGCTCCAACCGGCTGGGCGCGGATCCGAAGAACACCAACTACGCCGGCGGGAACACCTCTGCCCAGGGCCCCGCCACGGACCCGGTGACCGGCGAGGACGTCGAGCTGCTGTGGGTCAAGGGCTCCGGCGGGGACCTGGGCACGCTCACCGAGCAGGGCCTGGCCACGCTGCGCCTGGACCGCCTGCGGGCCCTGGTGGAGGTCTACCCCGGTGTCGAGCGCGAGGACGAGATGGTCGCCGCCTTCGACTACTGCCTGCACGGCAAGGGCGGGGCCGCCCCGTCCATCGACACGGCCATGCACGGCCTGGTCGACGCCGCCCACGTGGACCACCTGCACCCGGACTCCGGCATCGCGGTCGCCACCGCCGCCGACGGGCAGCGGCTGACCGCCGAGATCTTCGGGGACAGGGTCGTGTGGGTGCCCTGGCGCCGTCCCGGTTTCCAGCTGGGCCTGGACATCGCGGCGGTCAAGGAGGCCCACCCGGAGGCGATCGGCTGCATCCTGGGCGGCCACGGGATCACCGCCTGGGGCGAGACCTCCGAGGAGGCCGAGACGAACTCCCGGTGGATCATCGACACCGCCGAGGCCTACATCGACCAGCACTCCCCGGACGAGCCATTCGGCCCGGTCCTGGACGGCTACGAGGCCTTGCCCGAGGCGGAGCGCCGGGCGAAGGCCGCGGCCCTGGCCCCGGTGATCCGCGGGCTGGCCGGTCACGACCGCCCGCAGGTGGGCCACTTCACCGACGACGCCCGGGTGCTGGAGTTCCTGGCCGCCGCCGAGCACCCCCGCCTGGCCGCCCTTGGGACCTCCTGCCCGGACCACTTCCTGCGCACCAAGGTCAAGCCCCTGGTCCTCGACCTGTCGGCCGACGCCCCGGTTCAGGAGTGCGTGAGCCGGCTGCAGGAGCTGCACGAGGCCTACCGCGCCGACTACCAGGCCTACTACGACCGCCACGCCGGCCCGGACTCGCCGGCCATCCGCGGCGCGGACCCGGCGATCGTGCTCGTGCCCGGGGTGGGGATGTTCTCCTTCGGCAAGGACAAGCAGACCGCGCGGGTGGCCGGGGAGTTCTACCTCAACGCGATCAACGTCATGCGCGGGGCGGAGGGCATCTCCTCCTACGCGCCCATCGACGAGGCCGAGAAGTTCCGCATCGAGTACTGGGCGCTGGAGGAGGCCAAGCTGGCCCGCATGCCGAAGCCCAAGCCGCTGGCCACCCGCATCGCCCTGGTCACCGGCGCCGCCTCGGGCATCGGCAAGGCCATCGCCGCTCGCCTGGCCGCCGAGGGCGCCTGCGTGGTGATCGCCGACCTCGACCTCGAGAAGGCGCGCGCGGCCGCCGCCGAGCTCGGCGGCCCGGACGTGGCCGTGGGCGTGGCCGTGAACGTCGCCGACGAGGCCGCCGTGCAGGCGGCGATCGACGCGGCGGTGCTGGGCTTCGGCGGGCTGGACCTGGTGGTCAACAACGCCGGGCTCTCGCTGTCCAAGCCGCTGCTGGAGACCACCGAGGCCGACTGGGACCTCCAGCACGACGTCATGGCCAAGGGCTCGTTCCTGGTCTCCAAGAACGCCGCCCGGGTGCTCATCGCCCAGGACATGGGCGGGGACATCGTCTACATCTCCTCGAAGAACTCGGTCTTCGCCGGGCCGAACAACATCGCCTACTCCGCCACCAAGGCCGACCAGGCCCACCAGGTCCGGCTGCTGGCCGCCGAGCTGGGCGAGCACCAGATCCGGGTCAACGGGATCAACCCCGACGGGGTGGTCCGCGGCTCGGGGATCTTCGCCGGCGGCTGGGGCGCCAAGCGCGCGGCGGTCTACGGGGTGCCGGAGGAGGAGCTGGGCAAGTTCTACGCCCAGCGCACCCTGCTCAAGCGCGAGGTGCTGCCCGAGCACGTCGCCAACGCGGTGTTCGCCCTCACCGCCGGGGACCTCTCGCACACCACCGGCCTGCACGTGCCCGTCGACGCCGGCGTGGCCGCCGCGTTCCTGCGCTGA
- the rhaI gene encoding L-rhamnose isomerase — MTAFDDIAPQLATQAIELPSWAFGNSGTRFKVFPTPGTPRTVEEKIADAAMVHRLTGLAPSVALHIPWDRVDDYAGLARYAADQGVAIGTINSNTFQDDVYKFGSLTHTDPAVRRKAIEHHLECLEVMDATGSRDLKIWLADGTNYAGQQDMRGRQDRLAESLAEIYAQVGAEQRLVLEYKFFEPAFYHTDVPDWGTAYAQVAALGERAVVCLDTGHHAPGTNIEFIVMQLLRLGKLGSFDFNSRNYADDDLIVGAADPFQLFRIMVEVVRGWGLDPASGVAFMLDQCHNVEEKIPGQIRSVLNVQEMTARALLLDRASLTAAQEAGDVLGAHQILMDAFYTDVRPALAAWRESRGLPANPMAAFADSGYQQRINAERVGGTQASWAS; from the coding sequence ATGACTGCATTCGACGACATCGCGCCACAGCTGGCCACCCAGGCCATCGAGCTGCCCTCCTGGGCGTTCGGCAACTCCGGGACCCGGTTCAAGGTGTTTCCCACGCCCGGGACGCCACGCACGGTGGAGGAGAAGATCGCCGACGCCGCCATGGTGCACCGGCTGACCGGGCTCGCTCCGTCCGTGGCGCTGCACATCCCGTGGGACCGGGTCGACGACTACGCGGGCCTGGCCCGCTACGCCGCCGACCAGGGGGTGGCCATCGGGACGATCAACTCCAACACCTTCCAGGACGACGTCTACAAGTTCGGCTCCCTCACCCACACCGACCCCGCGGTACGGCGGAAGGCGATCGAGCACCACCTCGAGTGCCTGGAGGTCATGGACGCCACGGGCTCGCGGGACCTGAAGATCTGGCTGGCCGACGGCACCAACTACGCCGGCCAGCAGGACATGCGGGGCCGCCAGGACCGGCTGGCCGAGTCGCTGGCGGAGATCTACGCCCAGGTCGGGGCGGAGCAGCGGCTGGTGCTGGAGTACAAGTTCTTCGAGCCGGCGTTCTACCACACCGACGTGCCGGACTGGGGCACCGCCTACGCCCAGGTCGCCGCCCTGGGGGAGCGGGCCGTGGTCTGCCTCGACACCGGCCACCACGCCCCCGGCACCAACATCGAGTTCATCGTGATGCAGCTGCTGCGGCTGGGCAAGCTCGGGTCCTTCGACTTCAACTCCCGCAACTACGCCGACGACGACCTCATCGTCGGTGCCGCGGACCCGTTCCAGCTGTTCCGCATCATGGTGGAGGTCGTCCGCGGCTGGGGCCTGGACCCGGCCTCGGGCGTGGCTTTCATGCTCGACCAGTGCCACAACGTCGAGGAGAAGATCCCCGGGCAGATCCGCTCGGTGCTCAACGTCCAGGAGATGACCGCCCGGGCGCTGCTGCTGGACCGGGCCTCGCTGACGGCCGCCCAGGAGGCCGGGGACGTGCTGGGGGCCCACCAGATCCTGATGGACGCCTTCTACACCGACGTCCGGCCCGCCCTGGCCGCCTGGCGGGAGTCGCGTGGACTGCCTGCCAACCCGATGGCCGCCTTCGCCGACTCCGGGTACCAGCAGCGGATCAATGCCGAGCGTGTCGGTGGCACCCAGGCCTCCTGGGCCTCCTGA
- a CDS encoding L-rhamnose mutarotase — MGTHASSAELQELIRLPEETTRTRRCFLLHIRPEKLAEYVEVHQRVWPEMLAALHETGWRNYSLFLRPEDGLVVGCFEAEDTAATEQRMAEHPVNTRWQAEMAQYFVEGSRPEPLLQYFHLA; from the coding sequence ATGGGCACCCACGCCTCTTCTGCGGAGCTGCAGGAACTGATCCGGCTGCCCGAGGAGACCACACGCACCCGCCGGTGCTTCCTGCTCCACATCCGGCCCGAGAAGCTGGCCGAGTACGTGGAGGTGCACCAGCGGGTCTGGCCCGAGATGCTCGCCGCGCTGCACGAGACGGGCTGGCGGAACTACTCCCTGTTCCTGCGCCCCGAGGACGGGCTGGTGGTCGGCTGCTTCGAGGCCGAGGACACCGCCGCGACCGAGCAGCGCATGGCCGAGCATCCCGTCAACACGCGCTGGCAGGCCGAGATGGCCCAGTACTTCGTCGAGGGCTCGCGCCCCGAGCCGCTGCTGCAGTACTTCCACCTCGCCTGA
- a CDS encoding MFS transporter: MTTTKLGGWKATIAVSMSNYIEAGSIIALATSLGLWQEYFGFTNLAVGLVAALSANAFGAALGAMIGGPLGDRYGRKFIYTYDLILYMIGTAFVIFAVAPWMLVLGVILTGIAVGAGVPVAWTYIAEEAPSEDRAKHVGTAQFAWSLAPALVFLFATFVVPLGLLGSRIVFAHLFVVAFITWWVRRGLSESHTWKKSDEERRASEATGIKRRNYRELLTSSTNLKALFFLIGVYALWNLVAGQMGIFMPRVYETAGVESATQQNLLQVLLWSFTVLATWFGFMRYGDRVDRRLLYGIGAVLGIVAWLLLVFAHVTMPVLILFAVLWGVSAGIGAQAFYALWAAEMFATRYRASAQGVLFFVARIVVGLLSYWFPTLLAEHGVPFVGMIMIGALVAALLIGVVGAPDTRGKSLEQIEEERYGKPVPRPARTTV, from the coding sequence ATGACCACCACCAAGCTCGGAGGCTGGAAGGCCACCATCGCGGTCTCCATGTCCAACTACATCGAAGCGGGGTCCATCATCGCCCTGGCCACCAGCCTCGGGCTGTGGCAGGAGTACTTCGGCTTCACCAACCTCGCCGTCGGCCTCGTGGCCGCGCTCAGCGCCAACGCCTTCGGCGCGGCCCTGGGCGCGATGATCGGCGGCCCGCTCGGCGACCGGTACGGACGCAAGTTCATCTACACCTACGACCTGATCCTCTACATGATCGGCACCGCGTTCGTGATCTTCGCCGTCGCCCCGTGGATGCTGGTGCTCGGGGTGATCCTGACCGGCATCGCCGTGGGCGCGGGCGTGCCGGTGGCCTGGACCTACATCGCCGAGGAGGCGCCGTCGGAGGACCGTGCGAAGCACGTGGGCACCGCCCAGTTCGCGTGGTCGCTGGCTCCGGCGCTGGTGTTCCTGTTCGCCACCTTCGTGGTCCCGCTGGGGCTGCTGGGGAGCCGCATCGTCTTCGCCCACCTGTTCGTCGTCGCCTTCATCACCTGGTGGGTCCGCCGAGGGCTCTCCGAGTCCCACACCTGGAAGAAGTCGGACGAGGAGCGGCGCGCCTCGGAGGCCACCGGGATCAAGCGGCGCAACTACCGCGAGCTGCTCACCAGCTCGACCAATCTCAAGGCCCTGTTCTTCCTCATCGGCGTCTACGCCCTGTGGAACCTCGTCGCCGGTCAGATGGGCATCTTCATGCCGCGGGTGTACGAGACCGCCGGTGTGGAGTCGGCCACCCAGCAGAACCTGCTCCAGGTGCTCCTGTGGAGCTTCACGGTGCTGGCCACCTGGTTCGGCTTCATGCGCTACGGCGACCGCGTCGACCGCCGCCTGCTCTACGGCATCGGCGCCGTACTGGGCATCGTCGCCTGGCTCCTGCTCGTCTTCGCCCACGTCACCATGCCGGTGCTGATCCTCTTCGCCGTCCTCTGGGGCGTCTCCGCCGGCATCGGCGCCCAGGCGTTCTACGCCCTCTGGGCCGCGGAGATGTTCGCGACCCGCTACCGGGCCAGCGCGCAGGGCGTGCTCTTCTTCGTCGCACGCATCGTCGTGGGTCTGCTCAGCTACTGGTTCCCCACCCTGCTCGCCGAGCACGGCGTGCCGTTCGTGGGCATGATCATGATCGGCGCTCTCGTGGCCGCGCTGCTCATCGGTGTGGTCGGAGCCCCGGACACCCGGGGCAAGAGCCTGGAGCAGATCGAGGAGGAGCGCTACGGCAAACCGGTTCCCCGGCCTGCCCGGACGACGGTCTGA
- a CDS encoding LacI family DNA-binding transcriptional regulator, whose amino-acid sequence MSIKDVAREAGVSIGTVSNVLNRPEAVSADRRRRVLQVIDDLGYVRNDVARQLKAGRSRTVGLVVQDSANPFYNEIALGAETAAEKLGQAVIMGNAGQSPDRENLYLDLFEEQRVRGVLVTPQTPERSRIETLRARGIPVVLVDEHAPPSRYCSLAVDDVEGGRMAVEHLLAGGARRIAFVGGPATLHQVVDRHAGAEQAVAQVPGASLEVVPTDALTVLEGRRAGAAMLSRPAARRPEAVFAANDLLGLGLLQAFVFTHSLRVPEDVALIGYDDIDFATSAVVPLSSIRQPSRLMGRTAVELLEDEVADPEHRHRHVSFPPELVVRESTRLPT is encoded by the coding sequence GTGAGCATCAAGGATGTCGCCCGGGAGGCAGGGGTCTCCATCGGCACCGTGTCCAACGTCCTCAACCGCCCGGAGGCCGTCTCCGCCGATCGTCGGCGTCGGGTGCTCCAGGTGATCGACGACCTGGGGTACGTCCGCAACGACGTCGCCCGGCAGCTCAAGGCCGGCCGCTCGCGCACCGTGGGACTCGTGGTGCAGGACTCGGCGAACCCCTTCTACAACGAGATCGCCCTGGGTGCGGAGACGGCCGCCGAGAAACTGGGGCAGGCCGTGATCATGGGCAACGCCGGGCAGTCCCCGGACCGGGAGAACCTCTACCTGGACCTGTTCGAGGAACAGCGGGTGCGCGGCGTGCTCGTCACCCCGCAGACCCCGGAGCGGTCACGGATCGAGACCCTGCGTGCTCGGGGCATCCCCGTGGTGCTCGTGGACGAGCACGCGCCCCCGTCCCGCTACTGCTCGCTGGCCGTGGACGACGTCGAGGGCGGGCGCATGGCCGTCGAGCACCTGCTGGCCGGGGGAGCCCGCCGGATCGCCTTCGTGGGCGGCCCCGCCACGCTGCACCAGGTCGTGGACCGGCACGCGGGAGCCGAGCAGGCCGTGGCGCAGGTGCCCGGAGCGTCGCTCGAGGTCGTACCGACCGACGCCCTCACCGTGCTGGAGGGCCGGCGGGCCGGGGCGGCGATGCTTTCCCGCCCCGCGGCACGCCGGCCCGAGGCGGTGTTCGCGGCCAACGACCTGCTGGGCCTAGGCCTGCTCCAGGCCTTTGTGTTCACCCACAGCCTCCGGGTGCCCGAGGACGTCGCGCTCATCGGCTACGACGACATCGACTTCGCCACCTCGGCCGTCGTCCCCCTGTCCTCGATCCGCCAACCGAGCCGGCTCATGGGCCGCACGGCCGTGGAGCTGCTCGAGGACGAGGTTGCCGACCCCGAGCACCGGCACCGCCACGTCAGCTTCCCGCCGGAACTCGTCGTCCGAGAATCCACGCGGCTTCCCACCTGA
- a CDS encoding RNA polymerase sigma factor, whose protein sequence is MTTKQPFETLVTQHGPVVWRVCRAVLSIPADAEDAWSETFVAAMRAYPGLPDTANVQAWLVTIAHRKAVDVVRARARAAVPVAVLPEPPAHRDATPEHDSPVWAAVAALPPRQRHVVAYRYLGGLPYRQIAELLGGTPEAARRAAADGLAALRRALTTTDLEGEDR, encoded by the coding sequence ATGACGACGAAACAGCCTTTCGAGACGCTGGTGACCCAGCACGGTCCGGTCGTGTGGCGGGTCTGCCGGGCGGTCCTGAGCATTCCTGCGGACGCCGAGGACGCGTGGTCGGAGACGTTCGTGGCCGCGATGCGCGCCTATCCCGGCCTCCCGGACACGGCCAACGTGCAGGCGTGGCTGGTCACCATCGCCCACCGCAAGGCGGTGGACGTGGTCCGGGCCCGGGCGAGGGCGGCGGTGCCGGTGGCGGTCCTGCCGGAACCGCCCGCGCACCGGGACGCGACACCCGAGCACGACTCCCCGGTGTGGGCGGCGGTGGCCGCCCTGCCGCCCCGGCAGCGCCACGTCGTGGCCTACCGCTATCTGGGCGGGCTGCCCTACCGGCAGATCGCCGAGCTGCTGGGCGGCACCCCGGAGGCCGCCCGCCGGGCCGCCGCCGACGGCCTCGCCGCCCTGCGCCGGGCCCTGACCACGACCGATCTCGAAGGAGAGGACCGATGA
- a CDS encoding methylated-DNA--[protein]-cysteine S-methyltransferase — protein sequence MSTDQHTPRPEALLTSVPVPGSTLERLHRRLEDAAAAVGVLDVAYTTLETPVGTLLLAATERGLVRVAYAREDHEKVLADLADRLGPRILHAPARLEPAVEQLREYFAGTRTRFDLPLDRSLSRGFRRLVQEHLPGIDYGSTQSYSAVARSVGRPQAVRAVGTACATNPLPVVVPCHRVLRGDGGLGGYIGGLEAKSVLLELEAAA from the coding sequence ATGAGCACCGACCAGCACACCCCGCGGCCGGAAGCCCTCCTGACATCCGTCCCCGTGCCGGGCAGCACCCTCGAGCGTCTGCACCGGCGGCTGGAGGACGCCGCCGCAGCCGTGGGAGTCCTCGACGTCGCGTACACCACGCTCGAGACCCCGGTGGGGACGCTGCTGCTCGCCGCCACGGAGCGGGGTCTGGTGCGGGTCGCCTACGCCCGGGAGGACCACGAGAAGGTCCTGGCGGACCTGGCCGACCGGCTCGGTCCGCGGATCCTGCACGCCCCGGCCCGGCTGGAGCCGGCGGTGGAGCAGCTGCGGGAGTACTTCGCCGGGACCCGCACCCGCTTCGACCTCCCCCTGGACCGCTCGCTCTCGCGGGGTTTCCGCCGCCTGGTCCAGGAGCACCTGCCGGGCATCGACTACGGCAGCACGCAGTCGTACAGCGCGGTGGCCCGGTCGGTCGGGCGTCCGCAGGCGGTGCGGGCGGTGGGCACGGCCTGCGCCACGAATCCGCTGCCGGTGGTCGTCCCCTGCCACCGTGTGCTGCGCGGCGACGGCGGCCTGGGCGGGTACATCGGCGGGCTGGAGGCGAAGTCGGTGCTGCTCGAGCTGGAGGCCGCCGCCTGA
- a CDS encoding amidase produces MSTNTTDLCLLSARDLAAAVRSRTVSAREVLDAHFARIDAVNPAVNAVVTQVREEAYAAAARADERTAVTPADELPPLHGVPMTHKDTHATAGIRTTLGSPVFAEHVPDHDDLIVARFRAAGVISTGKNNVPEFAAGSHSFNELFGTTHNPYDRTRSAGGSSGGAAAAIASRIQPLGDGSDMGGSLRNPAAFCNITGFRPSAGVVPSTPAGNAWAWLGRSGPLARSVDDLALAMSVLAGPDPRIPLACPADRAGFRALAAEAPADPDARPLAGVRIGLSTDFGLGVPVEPGIVEVLRDQARVFEELGAVVEEAVPDLRDADEVFDTTRAFDMAGNLRTVVAEHRELVKPEIVWNVEKGLALTAEQLMDAALARTRLHEAVRAFFDRWDVLLTPTSQVLPFPSEERWPRTVAGMPMQTYVEWMRSASLISATGCPAVSVPGGFTGGGLPVGLQLVAAHGRDVELLRTARAYDRATRHAEIAPRI; encoded by the coding sequence ATGAGCACGAACACCACCGACCTCTGCCTGCTGTCTGCCCGGGACCTCGCCGCGGCCGTCCGTTCCCGGACCGTGTCCGCGCGGGAGGTGCTCGACGCCCACTTCGCCCGGATCGACGCCGTGAACCCGGCCGTCAACGCCGTGGTCACCCAGGTCCGGGAAGAGGCCTACGCGGCGGCCGCGCGAGCCGACGAGCGCACCGCCGTCACCCCGGCGGACGAGCTGCCGCCCCTGCACGGGGTGCCGATGACCCACAAGGACACCCACGCCACCGCCGGGATCCGCACCACCCTGGGCTCCCCGGTGTTCGCCGAGCACGTGCCCGACCACGACGACCTGATCGTGGCCCGCTTCCGGGCGGCCGGGGTGATCAGCACCGGCAAGAACAACGTGCCCGAGTTCGCCGCCGGCTCGCACAGCTTCAACGAGCTCTTCGGCACCACGCACAACCCCTACGACCGCACCCGCAGCGCCGGCGGCTCCAGCGGCGGGGCGGCCGCGGCGATCGCCTCCCGCATCCAGCCCCTGGGCGACGGCTCCGACATGGGCGGGTCCCTGCGCAACCCGGCCGCGTTCTGCAACATCACCGGATTCCGCCCCTCCGCAGGCGTCGTGCCCTCGACGCCGGCCGGCAACGCCTGGGCGTGGCTGGGCCGGTCCGGCCCCCTCGCCCGCAGCGTGGACGACCTCGCCCTGGCGATGTCCGTGCTGGCCGGACCGGACCCTCGGATCCCCCTGGCCTGCCCGGCGGACCGGGCCGGATTCCGGGCGCTGGCGGCCGAGGCCCCCGCCGACCCGGATGCCCGTCCCCTCGCCGGCGTCCGGATCGGGCTGAGCACGGACTTCGGCCTCGGCGTCCCGGTGGAACCGGGGATCGTCGAGGTCCTGAGGGACCAGGCGCGGGTGTTCGAGGAGCTCGGGGCCGTGGTCGAGGAGGCCGTGCCCGACCTGCGCGACGCCGACGAGGTCTTCGACACGACCCGGGCCTTCGACATGGCCGGAAACCTGCGCACCGTGGTCGCCGAGCACCGGGAGCTCGTGAAGCCGGAGATCGTCTGGAACGTGGAGAAGGGACTCGCGCTCACCGCCGAGCAGCTCATGGACGCCGCCCTGGCGCGCACCCGCCTGCACGAGGCGGTGCGCGCGTTCTTCGACCGGTGGGACGTGCTGCTGACGCCCACCTCCCAGGTGCTGCCGTTCCCCTCCGAGGAGCGCTGGCCCCGCACGGTCGCTGGTATGCCGATGCAGACATATGTCGAGTGGATGCGCTCGGCCAGCCTGATCTCGGCCACCGGGTGCCCGGCCGTCTCGGTCCCGGGTGGCTTCACCGGCGGCGGTCTGCCGGTGGGTCTGCAGCTGGTCGCCGCGCACGGCCGCGACGTCGAGCTGCTGCGGACGGCCCGCGCCTACGACCGGGCCACGCGGCACGCGGAGATCGCGCCGAGGATCTGA
- a CDS encoding allophanate hydrolase-related protein gives MAAETASSPAVRTADACSASAAADGAAADGAAADGAPSGAASAVAGPGAPELLLVVAGAHLRGQPLHHQLAERSARFVEATTTAPEYRMFALDTVPAKPGVLRVPDGGAALAVEVWALGAAAFGTFVAGLSAPMAIGRVRLADGRELPGFLVEPCALEGAQDITAHGGWVAYREASA, from the coding sequence GTGGCTGCTGAGACCGCGTCCTCGCCCGCCGTGCGCACGGCGGATGCGTGCTCGGCCAGTGCGGCTGCAGACGGTGCGGCTGCGGACGGTGCGGCTGCGGACGGTGCGCCCTCGGGTGCCGCCTCCGCGGTCGCCGGTCCCGGCGCCCCGGAGCTGCTGCTCGTGGTCGCGGGAGCGCACCTGCGCGGCCAGCCGCTGCACCACCAGCTGGCCGAGCGCTCCGCCCGGTTCGTGGAGGCCACCACCACGGCCCCCGAGTACCGGATGTTCGCCCTGGACACCGTGCCGGCCAAGCCAGGGGTGCTCCGCGTCCCGGACGGCGGGGCCGCCCTGGCCGTGGAGGTCTGGGCGCTGGGCGCCGCGGCGTTCGGCACCTTCGTGGCCGGGCTGTCCGCGCCCATGGCCATCGGCCGGGTCCGCCTCGCCGACGGCCGGGAGCTGCCCGGGTTCCTCGTGGAGCCGTGCGCGCTCGAGGGCGCGCAGGACATCACGGCCCACGGCGGCTGGGTCGCCTACCGCGAGGCGTCCGCCTGA